From the genome of Azospirillum brasilense, one region includes:
- a CDS encoding carboxypeptidase M32 has protein sequence MTAAYQELERRFARIAAIGDALGILSWDSQTMMPDGSSDGRAEQTATLTVLAHELQTDPRVADWLAEAEGTDRLDDWQAANLREMRRTHRHATAVPGDLIEATSKAISVCEMTWRTARAESDFAKLLPSLSEVLRRVRECGEAKAAAMGLSPYNAMLDEHDPGARSERIDALFAGLVGFLPELIGRVLDRQAAEPAPLRPVGPFAVANQKALGERLMRAAGFDFTRGRLDVSLHPFCGGATGDVRITTRYDEDDFTKALMGVMHETGHALYEQGRPRDWLRQPVGLARGMAVHESQSLIVEMQACRSPEFLCWLAPVAREAFGGSGPAWEPDNLRRLYSRVERGFIRVDADEVTYPAHIILRYRLEKALIAGDLALADLPGAWNDGMRELVGVTPPNDRLGCLQDIHWPSGAWGYFPSYTLGAMTAAQLFEAAAKADPDIRPALARGDLGPLVAWLGANVHRKGCLYASGDDLLTAATGHPLDAAVFRRHLESRYLDA, from the coding sequence ATGACAGCCGCCTATCAGGAGTTGGAACGCCGTTTCGCCCGCATCGCCGCCATCGGCGACGCCCTGGGCATCCTGAGCTGGGACAGCCAGACGATGATGCCCGACGGCTCCAGCGACGGGCGGGCGGAGCAGACCGCCACCCTGACCGTGCTGGCCCACGAGCTGCAAACCGACCCCCGCGTGGCCGACTGGCTGGCGGAGGCCGAGGGCACGGACAGGCTGGACGATTGGCAGGCGGCCAACCTGCGGGAGATGCGGCGCACCCACCGCCACGCCACGGCCGTTCCCGGCGACCTGATCGAGGCGACCAGCAAGGCGATCTCGGTCTGCGAGATGACGTGGCGCACCGCGCGGGCGGAGAGCGACTTCGCCAAGCTGCTGCCCAGCCTGTCGGAGGTGCTGCGCCGCGTCCGGGAGTGCGGCGAGGCGAAGGCGGCGGCGATGGGCCTGTCGCCCTACAACGCCATGCTGGACGAGCACGATCCCGGCGCCCGGTCGGAGCGGATCGATGCCCTGTTCGCCGGTTTGGTCGGCTTCCTGCCGGAACTGATCGGGCGCGTCCTCGACCGTCAGGCCGCCGAGCCGGCGCCGCTGCGGCCCGTGGGGCCGTTCGCCGTCGCCAACCAAAAGGCGCTAGGCGAGCGGCTGATGCGGGCAGCCGGGTTCGACTTCACCCGTGGTCGGTTGGACGTGTCGCTGCACCCCTTCTGCGGCGGCGCCACCGGCGACGTTCGCATCACCACCCGCTACGACGAGGACGACTTCACCAAGGCCCTGATGGGAGTGATGCACGAGACGGGGCACGCGCTCTACGAGCAGGGGCGCCCGCGCGACTGGCTGCGTCAGCCGGTCGGGCTGGCCCGCGGCATGGCGGTGCATGAGAGCCAGTCGCTGATCGTGGAGATGCAGGCCTGCCGCTCGCCGGAGTTCCTGTGCTGGCTGGCCCCGGTCGCGCGGGAGGCGTTCGGCGGCTCCGGCCCGGCCTGGGAGCCGGACAACCTGCGCCGCCTTTACAGCCGGGTGGAGCGCGGCTTCATCCGCGTGGACGCCGACGAGGTGACCTACCCGGCGCACATCATCCTGCGCTACCGGCTGGAGAAGGCGCTGATCGCCGGCGATCTGGCGCTGGCCGACCTGCCGGGCGCCTGGAACGACGGCATGAGGGAACTGGTCGGGGTGACGCCGCCGAACGATCGGCTGGGCTGCCTTCAGGACATCCACTGGCCGTCCGGCGCCTGGGGTTACTTCCCCAGCTACACGCTGGGCGCTATGACCGCCGCCCAGCTGTTCGAGGCCGCGGCAAAGGCCGATCCGGACATCCGCCCGGCGCTGGCGCGCGGCGACCTCGGGCCGCTGGTGGCGTGGCTGGGAGCGAATGTGCACCGCAAGGGCTGTCTCTACGCGTCCGGCGACGATCTGCTGACCGCGGCCACCGGGCACCCGCTCGACGCGGCGGTGTTCCGGCGGCATCTGGAGAGCCGGTATCTGGACGCTTGA
- a CDS encoding glycoside hydrolase family 5 protein: MGIAKGFLHTDGNQIVDSSGQNVKLTGVNWFGGEGFVFNPNGMDMRGYWGMMEQMKEMGFNTIRLPWSDAALDADRATGIDTSKNPDLANKSPLEVMDKVIDYAGRIGMKVILDHHRSSDGASANENGLWYDDKYPESKMIENWKMLAERYKGNDTVVGADLHNEPHGQATWGGGDKATDWAWAAERIGNEIQSVNKDWLLLVEGVEIHENQWEWWGGNLRGAKDRPIEFDNPGKLVYSVHSYGPSIHEMEWFKASDYPNNLPGQYTDNWGWLLKEDKAPVLVGEFGGKLETDQDKAYMAKLIDYMNGDLDGNGTNDLGAGKEGASWTYWSWNPNSGDTGGILKDDWQTVDQTKYNAIKEGLFDGGGSPAKAAWAPAKAQALGEGDINVLSHTVTQPQVADHSAAASVDAALAAQTVELPPVDAAHDASALHHDPLDVHTGA, translated from the coding sequence ATGGGCATCGCCAAGGGCTTCCTGCACACGGACGGCAACCAGATCGTCGATTCGTCGGGTCAGAACGTCAAGCTGACGGGCGTTAACTGGTTCGGCGGCGAGGGCTTCGTCTTCAACCCCAACGGCATGGACATGCGCGGGTACTGGGGGATGATGGAGCAGATGAAGGAGATGGGCTTCAACACCATCCGTCTGCCGTGGAGCGACGCGGCTCTGGACGCCGACCGGGCGACGGGCATCGACACCTCCAAGAATCCCGACCTCGCGAACAAGTCTCCGCTCGAGGTCATGGACAAGGTGATCGACTACGCCGGGCGCATCGGCATGAAGGTCATCCTGGACCACCACCGCTCCAGCGACGGTGCGTCGGCGAACGAGAACGGCCTGTGGTACGACGACAAGTACCCGGAGTCGAAGATGATCGAAAACTGGAAGATGCTGGCCGAGCGCTACAAGGGCAACGACACGGTGGTCGGTGCCGACCTGCACAACGAGCCGCACGGGCAGGCGACCTGGGGTGGCGGCGACAAGGCCACCGACTGGGCCTGGGCCGCGGAGCGCATCGGCAACGAGATCCAGTCTGTCAACAAGGATTGGCTGCTTCTGGTCGAGGGCGTCGAGATCCACGAGAACCAGTGGGAGTGGTGGGGCGGCAACCTGCGCGGCGCCAAGGACCGCCCGATCGAATTCGACAATCCGGGCAAGCTGGTCTACTCGGTCCACTCCTACGGCCCCTCCATCCACGAGATGGAGTGGTTCAAGGCCAGCGACTACCCGAACAACCTGCCGGGCCAGTACACCGACAACTGGGGCTGGCTGCTGAAGGAGGACAAGGCGCCCGTGCTGGTCGGCGAGTTCGGCGGCAAGCTGGAGACCGACCAGGACAAGGCCTACATGGCCAAGCTGATCGACTACATGAACGGCGACCTGGACGGCAACGGCACCAACGACCTGGGCGCCGGCAAGGAAGGGGCGAGCTGGACCTACTGGTCGTGGAACCCGAACTCGGGCGACACCGGCGGCATCCTGAAGGACGATTGGCAGACGGTCGACCAGACCAAGTACAACGCCATCAAGGAAGGCCTGTTCGACGGCGGCGGCAGCCCGGCCAAGGCCGCCTGGGCACCGGCGAAGGCGCAGGCGCTTGGTGAGGGCGACATCAACGTCCTGTCCCACACGGTGACCCAGCCGCAGGTGGCGGACCACAGCGCCGCCGCGTCGGTGGACGCCGCGCTCGCCGCCCAGACGGTGGAGCTTCCGCCGGTCGATGCCGCGCACGATGCCTCGGCGCTGCACCACGACCCGCTGGACGTCCACACCGGCGCCTGA
- the thrC gene encoding threonine synthase has product MKYVSTRGQAPVLGFEEVLLAGLARDGGLYVPESWPQFSADEIRAMRGLPYSEIAVRVMLPFLGGAIAEDDFRAIVKDAYASFDHAAVVPLVQLDQRTWVMELFHGPTLAFKDVALQLLGRLFDHVLAKRGERVTIVGATSGDTGSAAIEACRDRQNVDIFILHPKGRTSEVQRRQMTSVLSDNVHNIALHGTFDDCQDLVKALFNDMAFRDKMGLSAVNSINWARIMAQIVYYFAAAVALGAPDRKVAFTVPTGNFGNVYAAYGARAMGLPVERLVVGSNANDILARFFASGTMSAAPVVPTLSPSMDIQISSNFERLLFDLLGRDGAAVQAAMDGFRAEGKFAVTDAQLAEAHAIFAAGRADDARTMDVIKDVWEKTGGYQVDPHTAVGIHSAATAPVDPSVPVVVMATAHPAKFPDAVETATGRRPVLPPRLADLYEREERLSELPNDVAAVQEFVVARARAAKEAA; this is encoded by the coding sequence TTGAAGTACGTCAGCACGCGGGGCCAGGCCCCAGTCCTGGGTTTCGAGGAAGTCCTTCTGGCCGGTCTCGCGCGTGACGGCGGCCTCTATGTCCCGGAAAGCTGGCCGCAGTTCTCGGCCGACGAGATCCGCGCGATGCGCGGCCTTCCCTACAGCGAGATCGCCGTGCGCGTCATGCTGCCCTTCCTGGGCGGCGCCATCGCCGAGGACGACTTCCGCGCCATCGTGAAGGACGCCTACGCCAGCTTCGATCACGCCGCGGTTGTGCCGCTGGTGCAGCTCGACCAGCGCACCTGGGTGATGGAGCTGTTCCACGGCCCGACGCTGGCCTTCAAGGACGTGGCGCTGCAACTGCTCGGCCGCCTGTTCGACCATGTGCTGGCCAAGCGCGGCGAGCGGGTGACCATCGTCGGCGCCACCTCGGGCGACACCGGTTCCGCCGCCATCGAGGCCTGCCGCGACCGCCAGAACGTGGACATCTTCATCCTGCACCCGAAGGGCCGCACGTCCGAGGTGCAGCGCCGCCAGATGACCAGCGTCCTGTCGGACAACGTGCACAACATCGCGCTGCACGGCACCTTCGACGACTGCCAGGATCTGGTGAAGGCGCTGTTCAACGACATGGCCTTCCGCGACAAGATGGGCCTGTCGGCGGTGAACTCGATCAACTGGGCGCGCATCATGGCCCAGATCGTCTATTACTTCGCCGCCGCGGTGGCGCTGGGCGCGCCTGACCGCAAAGTGGCCTTCACCGTTCCCACCGGCAATTTCGGCAACGTCTACGCCGCCTACGGCGCGCGGGCGATGGGCCTGCCGGTGGAGCGGCTGGTCGTGGGTTCCAACGCCAACGACATCCTGGCCCGCTTTTTTGCCAGCGGCACCATGTCGGCGGCTCCGGTCGTGCCCACATTGAGTCCCAGCATGGACATCCAGATCTCCTCCAACTTCGAGCGGCTGCTGTTCGACCTGCTGGGCCGCGACGGCGCTGCCGTGCAGGCCGCCATGGACGGCTTCCGAGCGGAGGGCAAATTCGCCGTCACCGACGCGCAGTTGGCCGAGGCCCACGCGATCTTCGCCGCTGGCCGCGCCGACGATGCCCGGACCATGGACGTCATCAAGGATGTCTGGGAGAAGACCGGCGGCTATCAGGTCGATCCGCACACCGCCGTCGGCATCCATTCCGCGGCGACCGCCCCGGTCGATCCGTCGGTGCCGGTGGTCGTGATGGCAACCGCCCACCCCGCCAAGTTTCCCGACGCGGTGGAGACGGCGACGGGCCGGCGCCCGGTCCTGCCGCCGCGCCTCGCTGACCTCTACGAGCGGGAGGAGCGGCTGTCCGAGCTGCCCAACGACGTGGCGGCGGTCCAGGAGTTCGTCGTCGCCCGCGCCCGCGCCGCCAAGGAGGCCGCATGA
- a CDS encoding M16 family metallopeptidase, giving the protein MSIRVTTLPNGLRVATDTMPGVQSVSLGCWVGVGTRNESAGVNGVAHLVEHMLFKGTARRSAFRISEEIENVGGQLNAYTTREQTAYYAKVLHEDTALALDLIADMLQNSVLDSEELVRERTVVLQEIGQSVDTPDDIIFDHFQSTAYPGQALGRPVLGSAEIVGALSRPALVDYIDGHYGAPGIVLAAAGRLEHDRLVDMALSAFDGLSSRPAPESEDARYAGGDFREARDLEQMHLVLGFDGVGVHDPDYYAHSVMSTLLGGGMSSRLFQEVREKRGLVYSIYTFSGAYRDGGLFGVYAGTGEDEVAELVPVVCDELMRVTEDVTEEEVARAAAQLRAGTLMALESSMSRCEQLGQQLLVYGRPVPVEEIVEKIGAVDRESIVRVARRLRESRPTVAALGPIGRLEEYDRIAARFR; this is encoded by the coding sequence ATGAGCATCCGCGTGACCACGCTGCCGAACGGGCTGCGCGTCGCCACCGACACGATGCCCGGCGTGCAGTCGGTCTCGCTCGGCTGCTGGGTCGGGGTCGGCACGCGCAACGAGTCCGCGGGTGTCAACGGCGTGGCGCATCTCGTCGAGCACATGCTGTTCAAGGGCACCGCGCGGCGCTCCGCCTTCCGCATCTCCGAGGAGATCGAGAATGTCGGCGGCCAGCTCAACGCCTACACGACGCGCGAGCAGACGGCCTATTACGCCAAGGTCCTGCACGAGGACACGGCGCTGGCGCTCGACCTCATCGCCGACATGCTCCAGAACTCCGTTCTCGACAGCGAGGAACTGGTGCGGGAGCGCACGGTGGTGCTTCAGGAGATCGGCCAGTCCGTCGACACCCCCGACGACATCATCTTCGACCATTTCCAGTCCACCGCCTATCCGGGGCAGGCGCTGGGCCGGCCGGTGCTGGGGTCGGCCGAGATCGTCGGCGCCCTGTCGCGGCCGGCGCTGGTCGACTACATCGACGGCCATTACGGCGCGCCGGGCATCGTCCTGGCCGCCGCCGGGCGGCTGGAGCACGACCGGCTCGTCGACATGGCCCTGTCGGCCTTCGACGGGCTGTCCTCCCGCCCGGCGCCGGAGTCCGAGGACGCGCGCTACGCCGGGGGCGACTTCCGCGAGGCGCGGGACCTGGAGCAGATGCACCTCGTCCTCGGCTTCGACGGGGTGGGGGTGCACGACCCGGACTATTATGCCCATTCGGTGATGTCCACGCTGCTCGGTGGCGGCATGTCTTCCCGCCTCTTCCAGGAGGTGCGGGAGAAGCGCGGGCTGGTCTATTCCATCTACACCTTCTCCGGCGCCTACCGCGACGGCGGGCTGTTCGGCGTCTACGCCGGCACCGGCGAGGACGAGGTGGCGGAGCTGGTGCCCGTCGTCTGCGACGAGCTGATGCGGGTGACCGAGGACGTGACCGAGGAGGAGGTGGCCCGCGCCGCCGCCCAGCTCCGCGCCGGGACGCTGATGGCGCTGGAAAGCTCCATGTCGCGCTGCGAGCAGCTCGGCCAGCAGCTTCTGGTCTACGGGCGTCCGGTGCCGGTGGAGGAGATCGTCGAGAAGATCGGAGCGGTCGACCGCGAGTCCATCGTCCGCGTCGCCCGGCGCCTGCGCGAGAGCCGCCCCACCGTCGCCGCGCTCGGCCCGATCGGACGGCTGGAGGAGTATGACCGCATCGCCGCGCGGTTCCGGTAA
- a CDS encoding GNAT family N-acetyltransferase, translating to MIRLLGSGLISPPAVRLDGPICYIRPPLPRDWREWADLRADSRAFLTPWEPTWPADALTRAAFGRRLRRQAQEWRDDQGYSFLVYDRATDRLVGGLGLTNLRRGVAQMATLGYWVGQPYARNGYMSGATRLVLDFAFGQLGLHRVEAACLPTNAPSRGLLEKVGFTHEGYARGYLRIDGVWRDHVLYAILREEWRG from the coding sequence ATGATCCGCCTGCTCGGCAGTGGACTCATCAGCCCGCCGGCGGTCCGCCTCGACGGGCCGATCTGCTACATTCGCCCGCCGCTGCCGCGGGATTGGCGGGAATGGGCCGACCTGCGGGCGGACTCCCGCGCCTTCCTGACCCCCTGGGAGCCGACCTGGCCGGCGGACGCCCTGACCCGTGCCGCCTTCGGGCGTCGGCTGCGGCGGCAGGCGCAGGAGTGGCGCGACGACCAGGGCTACAGCTTCCTCGTCTACGACCGGGCGACCGACCGGCTGGTCGGCGGGCTGGGGCTGACCAACCTGCGGCGCGGCGTGGCCCAGATGGCGACGCTCGGCTACTGGGTCGGGCAACCCTACGCGCGCAACGGCTACATGTCCGGTGCCACCCGGTTGGTTCTGGATTTCGCCTTCGGGCAATTGGGGCTGCACCGGGTCGAAGCGGCCTGCCTGCCGACCAACGCGCCCAGCCGCGGCCTGTTGGAAAAGGTCGGCTTCACCCACGAAGGCTATGCGCGCGGTTACCTGCGCATCGACGGGGTGTGGCGGGACCATGTCCTCTACGCCATCCTGCGCGAGGAGTGGCGGGGCTAG
- a CDS encoding YqgE/AlgH family protein yields the protein MPHLTKSSDYLTGQLLIAMPGMTDPRFQRTVIYMCAHNDDGAMGLVVNRLFGSVTFEDLLEQLEIEIQEPIANMPVHYGGPVESGRGFVLHSTDYVRDGTLVVDDEVALTATIDILRAISEDRGPRRNLLLLGYAGWGPGQLDAEIQANGWLNVPCDESLLFDPELDTKWERSIAKLGVSLSMLSAEAGHA from the coding sequence ATGCCGCACCTGACCAAGTCCTCGGACTATCTGACCGGCCAGTTGCTGATCGCCATGCCGGGCATGACGGACCCGCGTTTTCAGCGGACCGTCATCTACATGTGCGCCCATAACGACGACGGCGCCATGGGCCTCGTCGTCAATCGCCTGTTCGGATCGGTCACCTTCGAGGATTTGCTGGAACAGCTCGAGATCGAAATCCAGGAGCCGATCGCCAACATGCCCGTCCATTATGGCGGCCCTGTGGAATCCGGGCGCGGGTTCGTCCTGCATTCGACCGACTATGTACGGGACGGCACGCTGGTGGTGGACGACGAGGTGGCGCTGACCGCGACCATCGACATCCTGCGTGCGATTTCCGAAGACCGCGGACCGCGCCGCAACCTCCTGCTCCTCGGCTACGCCGGCTGGGGGCCGGGGCAATTGGACGCGGAGATCCAGGCGAACGGCTGGCTGAACGTGCCCTGCGACGAGTCGCTCCTGTTCGATCCCGAACTGGACACCAAGTGGGAACGTTCCATCGCCAAGCTCGGCGTCAGCCTGTCCATGCTGTCGGCGGAGGCCGGGCACGCCTGA
- a CDS encoding protein-disulfide reductase DsbD family protein has translation MKRFVPFLLAVLALAAPGMGRAETGSWVKSGPVEARLVASVQGAGDLAKIPLGLEVRLEPGWKTYWRTPGDAGFAPRLDWSESRNLTATELIYPAPHRFTVLGFETAGYDAEVLFPIAATPAEPGKPLDLVLKAELLVCSTICVPEMVALSLSIPEGPATPGPSANDIARAQSLVPGDGRASGLTVTAVRGQGAVLEVEVTAREPMVAPDVFVETDPPVTFAAPKSQFLDGDRRAILRMDATDPTPGLNLAGRAMTLTVVDGNRSVEAPATAVSGLGGAAGAAPAGLLAMLGVALLGGLILNLMPCVLPVLSLKLLSIVQHGGRAPAAVRAGFLASAAGILTSFLILAGALVAVKAAGGAVGWGIQFQQPLFLVFMVVLVTLFAANLWGLFELPLPRAVADRLGGPEGQGLGGQFATGAFATLLATPCSAPFLGTAVGFALARGALEVFAIFAALGVGLALPYLLIAAFPRAARLLPRPGRWMVALRRVLGGALALTALWLLSVLVVQVGEVPALAVAVLMGGLVAALWLGRRLAETARWAGAALAGLLALVAFAVPAVFGPSAGAAPVAESTAARWTVFDEAAIREQVAAGRTVFVDVTADWCITCQANKKLVLNRGTVAQRLEDDGALTAMRADWTRPDEAIARYLARHGRYGIPFNIVYGPGAPEGIALPELLTEGAVLEALDRASGKIKS, from the coding sequence ATGAAAAGGTTTGTTCCGTTCCTGCTCGCCGTCCTGGCCTTGGCCGCACCCGGAATGGGGAGGGCGGAGACCGGCTCCTGGGTCAAGTCCGGCCCGGTGGAGGCCCGGCTCGTCGCGTCGGTTCAGGGGGCGGGCGACCTCGCCAAAATCCCTTTGGGGCTGGAAGTCCGGCTGGAGCCCGGCTGGAAGACCTATTGGCGCACCCCCGGCGACGCCGGTTTCGCGCCGCGGCTGGACTGGTCAGAGTCGCGGAACCTTACGGCGACGGAGCTGATCTACCCGGCGCCGCACCGCTTCACCGTTCTGGGCTTCGAGACGGCGGGCTACGACGCGGAGGTGCTGTTCCCCATCGCCGCCACCCCGGCGGAGCCGGGCAAGCCGCTCGACCTCGTGCTGAAGGCGGAGCTGCTGGTTTGCTCGACCATCTGCGTGCCGGAGATGGTGGCGCTGTCCCTATCCATCCCCGAGGGACCGGCGACGCCGGGGCCGTCGGCCAACGACATCGCCCGCGCCCAGTCCCTGGTGCCCGGCGACGGGCGGGCGTCCGGCCTGACCGTCACGGCGGTGCGCGGCCAGGGCGCCGTGCTGGAGGTGGAGGTCACCGCCCGCGAGCCGATGGTCGCCCCCGACGTGTTCGTGGAAACCGACCCGCCGGTGACCTTCGCCGCCCCCAAGAGCCAATTCCTCGACGGCGACCGGCGCGCGATCCTGCGGATGGACGCGACCGACCCGACGCCCGGCCTGAATCTCGCCGGACGGGCGATGACGCTGACCGTGGTCGACGGCAACCGGTCCGTGGAGGCTCCGGCGACCGCCGTTTCCGGCCTCGGCGGCGCGGCCGGGGCGGCTCCGGCGGGGCTGCTGGCCATGCTGGGCGTCGCCCTGCTGGGCGGGTTGATCCTGAACCTGATGCCCTGCGTGCTGCCGGTGCTGTCGCTGAAACTGCTGTCCATCGTCCAACATGGCGGGCGGGCGCCCGCGGCGGTGCGCGCCGGCTTCCTGGCCTCTGCGGCGGGCATCCTGACCTCCTTCCTGATCCTCGCCGGGGCGCTGGTCGCGGTGAAGGCGGCGGGCGGTGCTGTGGGCTGGGGCATCCAGTTCCAGCAGCCGCTGTTCCTCGTCTTCATGGTCGTTTTGGTGACGCTGTTCGCCGCCAACCTGTGGGGCCTGTTCGAGCTTCCGCTGCCGCGCGCCGTCGCCGACCGGCTGGGCGGGCCGGAAGGACAGGGGCTGGGCGGACAGTTCGCCACGGGCGCCTTCGCCACGCTGCTCGCCACGCCCTGCTCCGCGCCCTTCCTGGGGACGGCGGTGGGCTTCGCGCTGGCCCGAGGGGCGCTGGAGGTGTTCGCCATCTTCGCCGCTCTCGGCGTTGGGCTGGCGCTGCCCTATCTGCTGATCGCCGCCTTTCCGCGCGCCGCGCGCCTGCTGCCGCGACCGGGGCGTTGGATGGTGGCGCTGCGCCGGGTGCTGGGCGGGGCGCTGGCCCTGACCGCGTTGTGGTTGCTGTCGGTGCTGGTCGTCCAGGTGGGCGAGGTGCCGGCGCTGGCCGTCGCCGTGCTGATGGGCGGGCTGGTCGCCGCGCTGTGGCTGGGCCGCCGGCTGGCGGAGACGGCGCGCTGGGCCGGGGCGGCGCTGGCCGGGCTGCTGGCCTTGGTGGCCTTCGCCGTTCCCGCCGTTTTCGGCCCCTCCGCCGGGGCGGCCCCGGTGGCCGAAAGCACGGCGGCGCGCTGGACCGTCTTCGACGAGGCGGCGATCCGCGAGCAGGTGGCCGCCGGGCGCACCGTCTTCGTGGACGTCACCGCCGACTGGTGCATCACCTGCCAGGCGAACAAGAAGCTGGTGCTGAACCGCGGCACCGTCGCGCAGCGGCTGGAGGATGACGGGGCGTTGACCGCCATGCGCGCCGACTGGACCCGGCCGGACGAGGCCATCGCCCGCTACCTTGCCCGACACGGCCGCTATGGTATTCCCTTCAACATCGTCTATGGTCCGGGGGCTCCGGAGGGCATCGCGCTCCCGGAACTGCTGACCGAGGGCGCCGTTCTGGAGGCGCTCGACCGGGCGTCCGGCAAGATCAAAAGCTGA
- a CDS encoding peroxiredoxin: protein MTIQVGDAIPSVTLKHLTDNGMQDITTDALFNGKTVVLFSVPGAFTPTCSAKHLPGFVQKADDLKAKGVDDIVCLAVNDPFVMRAWGEKNGVGGKVTMLPDGNAALTQALGLTMDGTGYGLGLRGQRFALVAKDGKVTHLAVEKPGQFEVSSAEAVLGAL from the coding sequence ATGACCATTCAAGTGGGCGACGCCATCCCGTCCGTCACGCTGAAGCATCTGACCGACAACGGGATGCAGGACATCACCACCGACGCGCTGTTCAACGGCAAGACGGTGGTGCTGTTCTCCGTGCCGGGCGCCTTCACCCCGACCTGCTCCGCCAAGCATCTGCCGGGCTTCGTCCAGAAGGCCGATGACCTGAAGGCCAAGGGCGTGGACGACATCGTCTGCTTGGCCGTCAACGACCCCTTCGTGATGCGCGCCTGGGGTGAGAAGAACGGAGTCGGCGGTAAGGTCACCATGCTGCCGGACGGCAACGCCGCTCTGACCCAGGCGCTGGGTCTGACGATGGACGGCACGGGCTACGGCCTCGGCCTGCGCGGCCAGCGCTTCGCCCTGGTCGCCAAGGACGGCAAGGTCACCCACCTTGCCGTGGAGAAGCCGGGCCAGTTCGAGGTGTCCTCGGCCGAAGCGGTGCTGGGCGCCCTGTAA
- a CDS encoding AMP-binding protein: MYPHLRNEARWVLPEVLAHQAAERGGKTFVTMIAGKENNGDSITYAEAQEQAGRVAGFFAGLGVTPGDKVAVMLPNGLDFVRVWLGLGRLGAVMVALNTELKGGFLEHQLENAGAALAVVDAALADRITDIAPRLTALRGLVVPGAAQGSPHTALEAWHDAAPYDGPLPRAGDDACIMYTSGTTGLSKGVLMPHGHGFLFGLGSIDNFALTDEDCFYICLPLFHANGLYMQLYAAMISGGSAVLRERFSASSWLDDIRRHGCTVTNSLGAVTAFVVAQPPRPDDRNHPLRLVGAAPNPADTERVLRERFGVRDVISLYGMTEVNIPLYAEMGKPRPGTCGKVYDRYFEVEIRDPQTDIPVPRGQVGEVMVRPKAAFGFLSGYHRMPDKTVEAWRNLWFHTGDAAVMDAEGYVTFVDRIKDCIRRRGENVSSYEVETVLSRLEGVAEVAAYAVPAGIPGAEDEIMVALVAAPGAALTPEAVAAFAERELPRYAQPRYIDIVDAFPKTPTAKVQKAKLRERGVADTTWDRTKMT; the protein is encoded by the coding sequence ATGTATCCGCATTTGCGGAACGAAGCCCGCTGGGTGCTGCCCGAGGTGCTGGCCCATCAGGCCGCCGAACGCGGCGGCAAGACCTTCGTCACGATGATCGCCGGCAAAGAGAACAACGGAGACTCCATCACCTACGCCGAGGCGCAGGAGCAAGCGGGCCGTGTGGCCGGCTTCTTCGCCGGGCTCGGCGTGACGCCGGGCGACAAGGTGGCAGTGATGCTGCCGAACGGGCTGGACTTCGTGCGCGTGTGGCTGGGGCTGGGGCGGCTGGGCGCCGTCATGGTCGCGCTGAACACCGAGCTGAAGGGCGGCTTCCTGGAGCACCAGCTTGAGAACGCCGGGGCCGCCCTGGCGGTGGTCGACGCCGCTCTGGCGGACCGCATCACCGACATCGCACCCCGCCTGACCGCCCTGCGCGGGCTCGTGGTGCCCGGCGCCGCCCAAGGATCGCCGCACACCGCGCTGGAGGCCTGGCACGACGCCGCCCCCTACGACGGCCCCCTGCCCCGCGCCGGCGACGACGCCTGCATCATGTACACCTCGGGCACCACCGGCCTGTCGAAGGGCGTGCTGATGCCGCACGGCCATGGCTTCCTGTTCGGACTGGGCTCCATCGACAATTTCGCGCTGACCGACGAGGACTGTTTCTACATCTGCCTGCCGCTGTTCCACGCCAACGGCCTCTACATGCAGCTCTACGCCGCGATGATCTCCGGCGGGTCGGCGGTGCTGCGCGAGCGGTTCAGCGCCTCCTCCTGGCTGGACGACATCCGGCGCCACGGCTGCACGGTGACCAACTCGCTGGGCGCCGTCACCGCCTTCGTGGTGGCCCAGCCGCCGCGCCCCGACGACCGGAACCATCCCCTGCGCCTCGTGGGCGCCGCTCCCAACCCGGCGGACACCGAGCGGGTGCTGCGCGAGCGCTTCGGCGTCCGCGACGTCATCAGCCTCTACGGCATGACCGAGGTGAACATCCCGCTCTACGCCGAGATGGGAAAGCCGCGCCCTGGCACCTGCGGCAAGGTCTACGACCGCTATTTCGAGGTGGAGATCCGCGACCCGCAGACTGACATCCCGGTGCCGCGCGGTCAGGTCGGCGAGGTCATGGTGCGCCCGAAGGCCGCCTTCGGCTTCCTGTCCGGCTACCACCGGATGCCCGACAAGACGGTGGAGGCGTGGCGGAACCTGTGGTTCCACACCGGCGACGCCGCGGTGATGGACGCGGAGGGCTACGTCACCTTCGTGGACCGCATCAAGGACTGCATCCGCCGCCGCGGCGAGAACGTCTCGTCCTACGAGGTGGAGACGGTGCTGTCGCGGCTGGAGGGGGTGGCGGAGGTCGCCGCCTACGCCGTGCCGGCGGGCATTCCGGGGGCGGAGGACGAGATCATGGTCGCCCTGGTCGCCGCACCGGGCGCCGCCCTGACGCCGGAGGCCGTGGCTGCCTTCGCCGAGCGCGAACTGCCACGCTACGCCCAGCCCCGCTACATCGACATCGTGGACGCCTTCCCCAAGACGCCGACCGCCAAGGTGCAGAAGGCCAAGCTGCGCGAGCGCGGCGTGGCCGACACCACCTGGGACCGCACGAAGATGACTTGA